GCAGGCTATGATATTTGCAATCGAGGAGATCAACAACAACAGTGCTCTCTTGCCCAACATCACATTGGGCTATAGGATCTTTGACACGTGTAATGCTGTGTCAAAGGCACTGGAAGCTACTCTTAGTTTTGTAGCCCAGAATAAGATAGACTCCTTGAATTTGGATGAGTTTTGCAATTGCACCGACCATATCCCGTCCACTATTGCAGTCGTTGGAGCGGCTGGATCTGCCGTCTCCACAGCAGTGGCAAACTTATTGGGCCTGTTTTATATTCCACAGGTAAGTCTGCATGTGttgtaaagttttatttttgaattttttttaaagggccaTATTTGGAAATAAAGATATTGAAGGTACAATTAAATTAGGATCTATATTTGTTCACAAAAAAAGTTGTATCTTATGATTGTCCTATAAGGGTTGTTATAACTGAGAAAAACTTGAAAAGTGGCTAAAAATCCAGAACATATtcctttgcattttttattcaaaGTTCGAAATGTAATTGCCTTGTCTGGGCATTTCTCTCTAAATTCAAATTCATATCTTAAAAAAAGAGTAAGCTTGAAGACGCTATTTCATTGAATTATAAAGACAAGTAGAGGTGATGAAGTCGATaccaatatgtcatttttttcacaatatCAATTGATTTGATTCATTTGTTTTAGATAAGCTATGCTTCATCCAGTCGTCTCCTAAGTAACAAGAACCAGTACAAGTCTTTCATGAGAACAATTCCTTCGGATGAGTACCAGGCTACAGCATTGGCGGATGTAATTGACTACTTCAAATGGAACTGGGTGATCGCCGTGGCCTCAGACGATGATTATGGGCGGCCCGGTATAGAGAAGTTCGAAAAAGAGATGGAGGAAAGAGATATTTGCATCCATCTCAACGAACTCATCTCACAATACATGGAGGATCACGAAATCCAAGCGCTTGCCGACAGGATTGAAAACTCCAGCGCCAAAGTTATAGTGGGCTTCGCCAGTGGTCCAGATATGGAGCCTCTGATTAAAGAGATGGTCCGGAGAAACATCACAGATCGCACTTGGATCGCCAGTGAAGCCTGGGCAAGCTCATCCCTCATTGCTAAACCCGAATATCTTGACGTGGTAGCGGGCACGATTGGTTTTGCCTTAAAGGCGGGGCAGATACCCAAATTTAAAGAGTTTCTGCAGCATGTCCAACCAAGGAAAGATAATCACAATGACTTTGCCAGGGAGTTTTGGGAGGAAACCTTCAACTGTTATCTGAAAGACAGCCCAAGACTCCAAGAAAGTGACAATGATAGTACAAGTTTTAGGCCTTTGTGTACTGGAGAGGAAGACATCACGAGCGTGGAGACACCATACCTAGACTACACCCACCTTCGTATCTCGTACAACGTATACATCGGGGTTTACTCCATTGCACAGGCCTTGCAGAACATCTTGACCTGTACACCTGGACATGGGCTTTTTGCAAACAACTCCTGTGCAGATATAAAGAAAATAGAAGCATGGCAGGTAAAACGTAAAGACTTATTCAACAGAcaaaatagatatattttattacaACCCAAACTGGTGCTTTCTGCTCCTCAGGTACTAAAGCAGCTCAGACATCTGAGATATGCCAACAATGGAGGAGGGAAGATTCATTTAGATGAATTTGACTTGGCTGCAAACTACACTATAATCAACTGGCACAGGTCTGCTGAAGATGGTTCGGTGGTGTTTGAGGAGATTGGATACTATAATATGCATGCTAAGAGGGGAGCCAAGCTTGTTATTGACAAGACAAAGATTCTCTGGAATGGATACAGTTTGGAGGTAGACGACAACTGCAATGTTTGTGCTAAAGTGTCTCAATTATTTGAATAGAAATGCCACaactgtttgatttttaattcgactttttttgtttttacaccctcgatttgttttctgttttcaatCTATCAGGTGCCATTCTCCAACTGCAGTGAGGATTGTGAACCCGGAACCAGAAAAGGCATTATAGAGAGTATGCCCACGTGTTGCTTTGAATGCACCGAATGTTCGGATGGAGAATACAGTAACCATAGAGGTACGCTCAAAGGAGTGTTTTACATTGCTTGAAAAGTTGCAAAAAGTTGACCTTATTTTTTCACGCAGATGCCAGCATTTGCTCCAAATGTCCCAATAACTCCTGGTCCAGTGGGAACCACACCTCTTGCTTTTTGAAGGAAATCGAGTTTCTGTCCTGGACTGAACCGTTTGGGATCGCTCTGGCCATATGTGCAGTACTAGGGGTTGTCTTGACAGCTTTTGTAATGGGAGTGTTTGTCAAATTCCGCAATACGCCCATAGTGAAGGCCACAAACCGAGAGCTGTCTTACTTACTGCTCTTTTCGCTTATCTGTTGTTTCTCCAGCTCACTCATCTTCATTGGACAGCCCCACGATTGGACGTGTCGTCTGCGTCAACCGGCTTTCGGCGTCAGTTTTGTTCTTTGCATTTCTTGTATTCTAGTCAAAACAAACAGAGTGCTACTGGTCTTCGAGGCTAAGATTCCGACCAGTTTCCACCGTAAATGGTGGGGATTAAACTTGCAGTTCCTTTTGGTGTTTCTCTTCACGTTTGTCCAAGTTATGATATGCGTTGTGTGGCTTTACAACGCTCCCCCTTCCAGTTATATGAACCATGACATCGATGAGATTATTTTCATCACCTGCAACGAAGGCTCTGAAATGGCCCTGGCTTTTCTCATCGGTTACACGTGCCTACTGGCAGCGATCTGTTTCTTCTTTGCCTTTAAATCACGCAAACTTCCAGAAAACTTCACTGAAGCCAAGTTCATCACTTTTAGCATGCTCATATTCTTCATCGTTTGGATCTCTTTCATTCCCGCTTACTTCAGTACATATGGAAAGTTTGTTTCAGCAGTAGAGGTCATTGCCATTCTGGCATCCAGCTTTGGGATGCTGGCATGTATTTTCTTCAACAAAGTGTACATAATCCTCTTCAAATCCTCCAGGAACACCATAGAGGAAGTCAGGTGCAGCACGGCAGCCCATGCCTTCAAAGTGGCCGCCAAAGCTACACTAAAGCAGGGCGCCgtatccagaaaaaaatctggtagCATCGGTGGCTCCTCAGGCTCTTCTCCGTCATCTTCTTTCAGCCTCAAAACCAATGGTGACCGTCGAGAGATACCATCTGGAAGGCAAAAACCAAGAGTGAGTTTTGGCAGCGGGACAGTTATGTTGTCATTAAGCTTCGAGGAGTCAAGAAGAAGTTCTTTGATGTGATCGCCTACcttttaattaccgtattttcttgcatataagccgtatttgtaacaaaaaaagatgtccgaatcaagggtacggcttatatgtgcacaaattagacttgatatgCATGAAACTGCAGGGAGACAAAggcgaaacgccataacgcaagacaaatgcgggcgatacggtcatttatttccaaatagagAACAGATGCACAGGTAAAACGTTGAACgaaatttattttgaggtctgtgaatgaaattcaagaaaaaaaggccatatcttgcataaaacgtgaaaaaaactcacttacttgtgcctacCATTGCTCACTGAGGGCGCCCCCATCTTGCCTACTACTGGTAGTTAAACATGCTGTGACTGGCtagacgcaagtagccttgatacatgtgttcgtagtgtttaccatgtcagcgcatcctaatagttgttaaggctaatCGAAGGTTTTGCGGTCGATCAATAAAATATCAGCATTGATACCTGCGTAGTAATGTGCATCTCATGCTactattgcacccagagactcggacacacttcctggttgtactgatcATGTGACatccttttttaattcatccACGTGCAAGCAACACCGTTTCAGAAAGTGCAATCCAGCAGCCGAtgttttcgattcatacagtatctcagaaatacgagATGcgttgatttttcttaagattttcccttcaaagtaacacatttaaaaccatgaatatggaggtgaaaattgtgaatcaggggacgtcttatacgagagaaatcgtacaattcaaccattttaaggcaattataAGGGTACAGATTATACACAGaagcggtcaatatgcgagaaaatacggtactataccttttctttttggaagACTGTGAGGGAAGACATGCTAGCCTGCCTGATTTATTGTTACTTATTGTTGGTTCCGACTTTCAgcttttaactcatttgctaTTGTGTGCTTAACACacattttgtattaaaacattCTACAAAAAACTGCTTGGTTTTTATTTGTGtgagcaggattttttttaattgtgaggAGTCAATGGAGAAGGAACTACACATTAATTAATATCCAGGAATGTACTAGCTACACCAGAAACTTTGAAGCAACCTGGAAAATGCAAGCCagcatgaaataaaaatagatatataagaaatctctacagcaggggtatggaacctatggctcgggagccatatgtggctctttttatgGGTGCATATGACTCTTCACTAACCAGTGAGGTAAAAtctggaaatcactggtgagagagctgattcccgaacgcactaataggagcgtcactgtggcattgacactacctctaccaccactttaatcataattttgtttttttattactcttctgcatgcatagcattgatactgatttattagcaacagcataacaatgttgtcaaaagaattcagaaagttttttttactttaaagtggtgaaatgacaataaaaatcacacattttcatgtatttttacttttcaatttagagaaaggctctcaagaaataaccttagaaaatatgaattgtttatggctctctctgtcaaaaaggttcatGTCCCCTCCTCTATAGAATAACCGATGTTGCTGGTTTCATGTCCAAAATGAACAGATTGAATGTACTACATTTATGGTCAAAAAACATTGTGACAAGTCTCTGTGTACACATGCTGACACATACAGCACAAATGACACCTTTCAATCCCGGGTCCTGAAGCTTAATGTAAACCAAAGCTGAAATGtggactttttctttttagaaaatATCTTGACCCACAATTGCTTAACATTTAAATAGGGTtgcaaacgaaaaaaaaaacaatgagcaGCTATCAAATAAACGTCTCAGTATGAATCGTAAACATGCATTGGAAACCTTTAGAGAATTTGTGGAAAGTGTTTTATAGAGGACTTTCAGTGTTTGCTTATCACAAGTGTGTGACAGGAGCAAACAGTGAAGATGTGTCTCACATAAATGTCATTCAGACAACAGGCCTACACTATAGGCAGCCTTAACATACAGGAGGTAGAATTATCAGTGAAAAATACCTTTGAAGGTGGCATTTGT
The nucleotide sequence above comes from Stigmatopora argus isolate UIUO_Sarg chromosome 22, RoL_Sarg_1.0, whole genome shotgun sequence. Encoded proteins:
- the casr gene encoding extracellular calcium-sensing receptor, with amino-acid sequence MRFVMCYLLLLGRTAVFSTYGPHQRAQMTGDILLGGLFPIHFGVASKDQDLAARPESTQCVRFNFRGFRWLQAMIFAIEEINNNSALLPNITLGYRIFDTCNAVSKALEATLSFVAQNKIDSLNLDEFCNCTDHIPSTIAVVGAAGSAVSTAVANLLGLFYIPQISYASSSRLLSNKNQYKSFMRTIPSDEYQATALADVIDYFKWNWVIAVASDDDYGRPGIEKFEKEMEERDICIHLNELISQYMEDHEIQALADRIENSSAKVIVGFASGPDMEPLIKEMVRRNITDRTWIASEAWASSSLIAKPEYLDVVAGTIGFALKAGQIPKFKEFLQHVQPRKDNHNDFAREFWEETFNCYLKDSPRLQESDNDSTSFRPLCTGEEDITSVETPYLDYTHLRISYNVYIGVYSIAQALQNILTCTPGHGLFANNSCADIKKIEAWQVLKQLRHLRYANNGGGKIHLDEFDLAANYTIINWHRSAEDGSVVFEEIGYYNMHAKRGAKLVIDKTKILWNGYSLEVPFSNCSEDCEPGTRKGIIESMPTCCFECTECSDGEYSNHRDASICSKCPNNSWSSGNHTSCFLKEIEFLSWTEPFGIALAICAVLGVVLTAFVMGVFVKFRNTPIVKATNRELSYLLLFSLICCFSSSLIFIGQPHDWTCRLRQPAFGVSFVLCISCILVKTNRVLLVFEAKIPTSFHRKWWGLNLQFLLVFLFTFVQVMICVVWLYNAPPSSYMNHDIDEIIFITCNEGSEMALAFLIGYTCLLAAICFFFAFKSRKLPENFTEAKFITFSMLIFFIVWISFIPAYFSTYGKFVSAVEVIAILASSFGMLACIFFNKVYIILFKSSRNTIEEVRCSTAAHAFKVAAKATLKQGAVSRKKSGSIGGSSGSSPSSSFSLKTNGDRREIPSGRQKPRVSFGSGTVMLSLSFEESRRSSLM